One stretch of Aquimarina sp. Aq107 DNA includes these proteins:
- a CDS encoding G8 domain-containing protein produces the protein MKNRKYISKNKRFYTFVIMMFLSVGIGNIFAHTPRKNTVKKVTSSVDCLPPLNLATIQPIQSGAWNQDSTWPNGNLPTANDDVIIPAGITLTMVGPCNARSVRVNGTLRAHNHQTNGTWFNLTTKYIMVMGANAELEIGTKDQPYISEEGGVITLTGTNRNELIPGTPVNSKAIMVMGGATMNLHGSPKKSWVKIGAQTASGSTSITLAEAIDWEVGDEIVITSNRLNPEEAEIRTITNVSGDGKTISFAQGLQFPRMGELKSYSNGSRSWTMDTRVEVGLLSRNITIQGGNDTTDANRYGAHVMIMNGSTGNADNVEFFRMGQGGTLGRYPWHWHLLGAAGNGQYISNCSIRKSYNRAITVHGTWGTLVDNNVAYDHRGHGIFLEDGSEIDNVFSNNLVLLSKKPLAQDALLDSDFDFSEPQNASPSAFWITNPDNNFINNIVAGTEGTAYWFAFPDSPTGDSGSIPALANLKPRETELKEFLGNSAHSSQSGFDINDALNQNHDLRKNVGFTVDNPFIIKDFTLFSNNINIYAGIGGGLENIIFDNAMSSDAKFHTMLATRATLQNSLFISDTGNGIFNSNEQKSLNLLYDGALRMFDSHLVDWNRNDSSIFDNNGAGTKFINHQFKGITYNHAGSPRINIDHQWLPPNDNTHTCLQTFSNVIQDLDGSLTRTGVPSSLASEIDFYMFDNSYQLHNWDGLHSVPKSFALLRTSNDVALTMTRKKVGCPISKVFSSTACGVGPNSNHHFTLDDAQDQFEHAIYYSSLSGNSMNVILNNDRQVGKAMTVRFKGFGNLNNVRIDGINASNSIAQVTNSNTTAYYVENNGDLYVKFVLENKLLTTNYIVRWNSGNLPNLNKYNEEPDLMNAYVTTSSQSGCIATATVHIENNPTKTQVQVSLDGGQTYTQTFNDNVGTRSFNNVPVGTLIYARWAGQSCGQPIGMVKNNQENASCNNDLPDNTAPIASFQSPNGDQFDEGADLGVVVNASDSDGVIANVRLYINDVLVRQENGTPYEWGTANADNEDPLLLNLSVGSYTLRAVATDNSGASTTVTKTIIVSGQNQSPVVTFTSPVNTTFDIGENLGVVIDASDSDGAIANVRLYINDALVRQENSAPYEWGTANAGNEDPLLLNLSVGTYILRAIATDNTGITATATKNITVVTSDPDEVCIVSDLKFDFSGTDEGFTRYNIAAHNTSNPEYWLLRADNSNDPYIIKSGLSFQGNQAPTFRIRAKSEATGMFQLFWSTTDQPNFAQARSVIVTPEDTNVYEELIFDMSGLNTWMGKTITAIRLDFPPDVAAPKHTFIDYIHGISNEPCDDGGTLTEGNTVVHIRKRNAINFALDGGNGGAPNNNVFLYAANSNNVNQQWIEIDRGNGYYSYQKVNTDLCMDGGNNGALRQNIILWNCQNNNQNQHWRKVKISGDIYRLEKRNSSGFSIDGDFGGANGRATYLWTNSNSNQNQHWIFEVLEEDKTPIDNQELRLYPNPVQNTLFISGNTAGKVVTVYDILGATKIRKELTEGENIISMESFSSGLYMVKVIDFDNSANSKVFKVAKK, from the coding sequence ATGAAAAATCGTAAATACATATCGAAAAATAAACGTTTTTATACGTTTGTTATAATGATGTTTTTATCTGTGGGAATTGGCAATATTTTTGCTCATACTCCCAGAAAGAATACCGTTAAAAAAGTAACATCTTCTGTTGACTGTTTACCTCCTTTAAATTTAGCTACTATACAGCCTATACAATCCGGAGCTTGGAATCAAGATAGTACTTGGCCTAATGGAAATCTTCCAACTGCGAACGATGATGTTATAATACCAGCAGGAATTACACTAACCATGGTAGGCCCATGTAATGCTAGAAGTGTAAGGGTAAACGGAACCCTAAGAGCTCATAATCATCAAACCAACGGCACTTGGTTTAACCTAACTACCAAATATATCATGGTGATGGGTGCTAATGCCGAACTAGAGATTGGTACTAAAGATCAACCCTATATTAGTGAAGAAGGTGGTGTAATTACCTTAACAGGAACAAACCGAAATGAATTAATCCCAGGAACCCCTGTTAATTCCAAGGCTATTATGGTAATGGGTGGTGCTACGATGAATTTACACGGTAGCCCAAAAAAATCTTGGGTAAAAATAGGTGCTCAAACAGCTTCTGGTTCTACCTCGATTACCCTAGCAGAAGCTATCGATTGGGAAGTAGGTGATGAAATAGTAATCACTTCTAATAGATTAAACCCAGAAGAAGCAGAAATACGAACCATAACAAATGTTTCGGGGGATGGAAAAACAATTTCTTTTGCACAAGGATTACAGTTTCCTAGAATGGGAGAATTGAAGAGTTATTCAAATGGATCAAGAAGTTGGACTATGGATACCCGTGTAGAAGTTGGATTACTGAGCAGAAATATCACAATACAAGGTGGAAATGATACCACAGACGCCAATAGATATGGAGCCCATGTGATGATTATGAATGGCTCCACTGGAAATGCAGACAACGTAGAATTTTTTAGAATGGGACAAGGAGGAACCCTAGGAAGATATCCTTGGCATTGGCATTTATTAGGAGCTGCGGGCAATGGGCAATACATTTCCAATTGTAGTATTAGAAAAAGTTATAATAGAGCTATTACCGTACACGGTACATGGGGAACTTTGGTAGATAATAATGTAGCCTATGATCATAGAGGGCATGGTATCTTTTTAGAAGACGGCTCAGAAATCGACAATGTGTTTTCAAATAACCTAGTATTATTATCAAAAAAACCATTAGCACAAGATGCTTTATTGGATTCAGATTTTGATTTTTCTGAGCCACAAAATGCTTCTCCGTCTGCTTTTTGGATCACGAATCCGGATAATAATTTCATTAATAATATAGTAGCTGGAACAGAAGGTACAGCCTATTGGTTTGCCTTTCCTGATAGCCCTACAGGTGATTCTGGAAGTATACCCGCTTTGGCTAATTTAAAGCCTAGAGAAACAGAGTTAAAAGAATTTTTAGGGAATAGTGCACATAGTAGTCAATCAGGTTTTGATATTAACGATGCACTTAATCAAAACCATGACTTAAGAAAAAATGTTGGTTTTACAGTAGATAACCCGTTTATAATCAAAGATTTTACTTTGTTTAGTAATAATATTAACATATATGCTGGTATTGGTGGAGGCTTAGAAAATATCATATTTGATAATGCGATGTCTTCAGATGCTAAATTTCATACGATGCTGGCTACTAGAGCAACCCTCCAAAATTCGTTATTTATTTCTGATACGGGTAATGGCATTTTTAATTCTAATGAGCAGAAATCACTTAACCTTTTGTATGATGGTGCACTAAGAATGTTTGATAGTCATTTGGTAGACTGGAATAGAAATGATAGTTCTATATTTGATAATAATGGCGCCGGCACCAAATTTATCAATCACCAATTTAAAGGTATTACCTATAATCACGCGGGCTCTCCAAGAATAAATATTGATCATCAATGGTTACCGCCCAACGACAATACTCATACCTGTCTACAAACCTTTAGTAATGTTATTCAAGATTTGGATGGCTCCCTAACACGCACGGGCGTGCCTAGTTCTTTAGCTAGTGAAATTGATTTTTATATGTTCGATAATTCTTACCAACTTCATAATTGGGATGGCTTGCATAGCGTGCCTAAATCCTTTGCCTTGTTGAGGACAAGCAATGATGTTGCGCTTACTATGACTAGAAAAAAAGTAGGGTGTCCAATTTCAAAAGTTTTCAGTTCTACTGCTTGCGGTGTCGGTCCTAATTCTAATCATCACTTTACACTTGATGATGCTCAGGACCAGTTTGAACATGCCATTTATTATAGTAGCCTTTCTGGAAACAGTATGAATGTAATACTAAATAATGACAGACAGGTTGGAAAAGCTATGACTGTGCGATTTAAAGGTTTTGGAAATTTGAATAATGTAAGAATAGATGGAATAAATGCGAGCAATAGTATTGCTCAAGTTACAAATTCGAATACTACCGCTTATTATGTAGAAAATAATGGTGATTTGTACGTGAAATTTGTATTGGAGAATAAACTTTTGACAACCAATTACATAGTTCGATGGAACTCTGGTAATTTACCTAATTTGAATAAATACAATGAAGAACCGGATCTTATGAATGCCTATGTAACCACCTCTAGCCAATCGGGTTGTATAGCAACAGCTACTGTTCATATAGAAAATAATCCAACTAAGACGCAGGTTCAAGTAAGTTTAGATGGAGGACAAACGTATACACAAACTTTCAATGATAATGTAGGAACAAGAAGCTTTAATAATGTTCCTGTAGGGACTTTAATTTATGCTAGATGGGCTGGACAATCTTGTGGGCAACCGATTGGAATGGTAAAAAATAATCAAGAGAATGCAAGTTGTAATAATGATCTTCCTGATAATACAGCTCCAATAGCAAGTTTTCAGAGCCCAAATGGTGATCAGTTTGATGAAGGAGCTGATTTGGGAGTAGTAGTTAATGCTTCAGATAGTGATGGCGTTATTGCTAATGTTAGATTATATATCAATGACGTTTTGGTACGACAAGAAAATGGAACTCCTTATGAGTGGGGAACTGCAAATGCAGATAATGAAGATCCTTTATTACTCAATTTGTCGGTTGGTAGCTATACCTTAAGAGCTGTAGCAACAGATAATAGTGGTGCAAGCACTACAGTAACGAAAACTATTATCGTTTCAGGACAGAATCAATCCCCAGTAGTAACTTTTACAAGTCCAGTAAATACAACATTTGATATTGGAGAAAATCTTGGTGTAGTGATTGATGCTTCAGATAGTGATGGCGCTATTGCTAATGTTAGATTATATATCAATGATGCTTTGGTACGACAAGAAAATTCAGCACCCTACGAATGGGGGACCGCAAATGCAGGTAATGAAGACCCTTTATTACTTAATTTATCGGTTGGCACCTATATTTTAAGAGCAATAGCTACTGATAATACGGGAATCACAGCAACAGCTACAAAAAACATTACTGTTGTAACTAGTGATCCAGATGAAGTTTGTATAGTATCTGATCTTAAATTTGATTTTAGCGGAACGGACGAAGGGTTTACAAGATATAACATTGCTGCGCATAATACATCGAATCCTGAATACTGGTTATTAAGAGCGGACAATTCTAACGATCCATACATTATCAAAAGTGGGTTAAGTTTTCAAGGTAATCAAGCACCAACATTTCGCATTAGAGCTAAGTCAGAAGCTACGGGTATGTTTCAATTATTTTGGAGTACAACAGATCAACCTAATTTTGCACAAGCACGTTCAGTGATAGTAACTCCAGAAGACACTAATGTGTATGAGGAGCTGATCTTTGACATGAGTGGTTTAAATACTTGGATGGGAAAAACAATTACAGCGATACGTTTGGATTTCCCGCCTGATGTAGCTGCTCCTAAACATACGTTTATTGATTATATCCATGGAATATCAAATGAGCCGTGTGATGATGGTGGCACCCTTACTGAAGGAAATACTGTCGTTCACATACGTAAGCGCAACGCTATCAATTTCGCCCTAGATGGCGGCAATGGTGGAGCTCCTAATAATAACGTGTTTTTATATGCTGCCAATTCAAATAATGTAAACCAGCAATGGATAGAAATTGATCGTGGTAATGGTTATTATTCGTATCAAAAAGTAAATACGGATTTATGTATGGATGGAGGAAATAATGGGGCATTACGTCAAAATATAATCCTATGGAATTGTCAAAATAACAATCAGAATCAGCACTGGAGAAAGGTTAAAATCTCTGGAGATATTTATCGTTTGGAAAAACGAAATTCTAGTGGATTCTCTATTGATGGAGATTTTGGAGGAGCTAATGGAAGGGCTACTTATCTATGGACTAACAGTAATAGTAATCAAAATCAACATTGGATTTTTGAGGTGTTAGAAGAAGATAAAACACCGATAGATAATCAAGAGTTGAGACTCTACCCTAATCCAGTTCAAAACACCTTGTTTATCTCTGGAAATACTGCTGGAAAAGTGGTTACGGTGTATGATATATTAGGAGCTACCAAAATTCGCAAAGAGTTAACAGAAGGAGAAAATATTATTTCTATGGAATCTTTTTCTTCGGGACTTTATATGGTCAAAGTCATAGATTTTGATAATAGTGCAAATTCTAAAGTTTTTAAAGTTGCTAAAAAATAG
- a CDS encoding carbohydrate-binding protein: protein MNTTKSYLHKWRYLLKHNSLVTLILLMFLIFCVSKIFATSTDTPAKITSSFDCVPPTISLATIRPVQSGLWTSASTWPNGVKPTSNDDIVVPPGIDLKMVGTCRAKNITVQGKLSAVNYQSAGAWIDLEAQSIMVANGGYMEVGTENQPYYADKGPGDIRCQITLTGNKIVNAAASYKAIMVMGGGRLELHGKKRMSWTNLASTSNVGATQITLKDQVDWEVGDKIALTSTGLASSQSKAWNDVDEAEITAISGNRRTLTLASPLKFKHIGGSKTYTRDIDGKTWDVNIQAEVGLLSHYIKIQGKMDGNNEQTGFGGHIMLMKGSTSHSENIELYKMGQKGVLGRYPYHWHLNEDQSNGSYLRNSSVHKSFNRAVTIHGTDYVTVDGVFAYDQIGHGIFLEDGGERFNTIKNNVVFVTRRPKPGEQLTPSDNEANEAQNRTPASYWITNPNNYFENNIAAGTEGTGFWFAFPEKPMFDSGNLPYFQGLNPTTEPLGRFDGFVAHTCMTGWDVFDQLNPDHSIKKNFGWKVNTRQLIRDGLFYGNDQALYSGLGVGGINENTVFYNCAFSDNKTVSMLAGDLTIENSLFNVDTDLGVFEGVREFFRFYDGPGRHFDCHFEGWNRSNAEMIKQITGGGATENFNPTFRGTTKGFSEPFPFRFFQLPNTTDTRTRKIGQFFKDYDGTMLGKKGTLIRDIPFLRDGHEYRHSSWRNAARSDYYFAGLWMARINASGVRMSVVRSKPGTEDVCFYESGSPSSGTYKFPMIVNEDFMYTYYFDKAPANKSILLIWNRGDAGDLGLACLKGLGKLGNFRVNGAPLLNSRAAVENATNNGYFIAGNGDVYIKFRAVGGDDRVNVTLNWDNNGGFQPTNLPCTTNDLDGVTALDSDGDGRPDITEIDTCDNPNNASDLNFGFSNTNENFERFNIAAANTSSDQHWLVRADNSNDPYIVRSGFKFNGNQVSQLRIRTKSEATGSYQLFWTTINQNNFTAARSVTVTPQTTNVFEELVFDMSGFDTWMGQTITKLRLDFPGNPSGSSHYWVDYIHGPNASDDPCDNSPEIVFTSPINDELEEGDDLGVVVSVTNGSVSNIRLYLNDVLVRQEGGAPYEWGTANTNQDDNALLNLVAGTYELKAIAATTSGETVTKIKTIIVNDANGTAIPIPGSFEAEAFVNISGSVRAENTPGGGQNLGFILNNNYTEYQIDVEGSGNYDFTVFTSSNTNGGTIEIYVNNSLKESIQIPGNGNWHSYQSHTSSISLSGGNQTLRLVYTGGAGYLFNFDKVEVTKPSLVETTTSLSPIHDAYLDNSTRFNNTMVRLEGGRRTGYLMFDLAGINGEITDAILEFEVFGDAGNGEVLVQEAAHNGWTETNLSLQNKPATKAQIVGSRTGTYAIGSTIQIPVDLSKVLTNEKLSLILEMNGGNDFAFGSKENGTTGAPKLVITYLENKNPDNVDDNDPILYPNPVKNILRVSGADFSKVIKVYDLLGAEKISQSLDESENEIDFSQLSKGIYMVRIIDIENRRSDSMIYKIVKTD, encoded by the coding sequence ATGAATACAACTAAAAGTTACCTCCATAAATGGCGATACCTATTAAAACATAATAGTCTTGTCACATTAATTTTATTGATGTTCCTTATATTTTGTGTGAGTAAAATATTTGCTACTTCTACAGATACACCTGCAAAAATTACCTCATCTTTTGATTGTGTGCCGCCTACCATTAGTTTAGCGACTATTAGACCTGTTCAATCTGGATTATGGACAAGTGCATCTACTTGGCCCAATGGTGTTAAGCCTACATCAAATGATGATATAGTCGTTCCTCCAGGAATTGATTTAAAAATGGTTGGTACCTGTAGAGCAAAGAATATTACTGTGCAAGGAAAACTAAGTGCGGTAAATTATCAATCTGCAGGTGCTTGGATAGATTTAGAAGCGCAAAGCATTATGGTTGCTAATGGCGGATATATGGAAGTAGGAACAGAAAATCAACCTTACTATGCTGACAAAGGCCCTGGCGATATTAGATGCCAAATAACACTTACTGGTAATAAGATTGTTAATGCGGCAGCATCATATAAAGCAATTATGGTAATGGGCGGAGGCCGTTTAGAATTGCATGGAAAGAAAAGAATGAGTTGGACAAATCTAGCAAGTACGTCAAATGTAGGAGCAACGCAAATCACCTTAAAAGATCAGGTAGATTGGGAAGTAGGCGATAAGATCGCATTGACTTCTACAGGGTTGGCTAGTTCGCAATCAAAAGCATGGAACGATGTGGATGAAGCAGAGATCACTGCAATTAGCGGTAATAGAAGAACTCTGACATTAGCATCTCCTCTTAAATTTAAACATATTGGAGGATCTAAGACATATACTAGAGACATAGATGGAAAAACTTGGGATGTAAATATCCAAGCAGAAGTAGGTTTGTTATCACACTATATTAAAATTCAGGGTAAAATGGATGGAAATAATGAGCAAACTGGCTTTGGAGGTCATATTATGCTCATGAAAGGTTCTACTTCTCATTCAGAAAATATAGAGTTATATAAAATGGGACAAAAAGGTGTGTTAGGTCGATATCCTTATCACTGGCACTTAAATGAAGATCAATCAAATGGTAGTTATCTAAGAAATAGCAGTGTGCATAAATCATTTAATAGAGCTGTTACTATACATGGTACAGACTACGTCACTGTCGATGGTGTATTTGCTTACGACCAAATTGGTCACGGTATTTTTTTAGAAGATGGTGGAGAACGATTTAATACCATTAAGAATAATGTGGTATTTGTCACCAGAAGACCAAAACCAGGAGAACAATTGACACCTTCTGATAATGAAGCTAATGAAGCCCAAAATAGAACACCCGCATCTTATTGGATCACTAACCCAAATAATTATTTTGAGAACAATATTGCTGCAGGTACCGAAGGAACAGGGTTTTGGTTTGCTTTTCCAGAAAAGCCTATGTTCGATTCTGGTAATTTACCTTATTTTCAAGGTTTAAACCCAACCACGGAGCCTTTAGGACGATTTGATGGTTTTGTTGCGCATACTTGTATGACTGGCTGGGATGTTTTTGATCAGTTAAACCCTGACCATTCAATAAAAAAGAATTTTGGATGGAAAGTTAATACTAGACAACTGATTAGAGATGGTTTGTTTTATGGAAATGATCAAGCTTTATATAGCGGATTAGGTGTAGGAGGAATAAATGAAAACACAGTTTTTTATAATTGTGCTTTTAGTGACAATAAAACGGTTTCTATGCTTGCGGGTGATCTTACGATAGAGAATAGCCTTTTTAATGTTGATACAGATTTAGGTGTTTTTGAAGGTGTACGAGAATTCTTTAGATTTTATGATGGTCCTGGTAGACATTTTGATTGTCATTTTGAAGGATGGAACCGGTCTAATGCCGAAATGATTAAGCAAATTACAGGTGGTGGAGCAACTGAGAATTTTAACCCTACTTTTAGAGGAACTACGAAAGGATTTTCTGAACCTTTCCCATTTAGATTTTTTCAATTGCCAAATACCACTGATACTCGTACTCGAAAAATAGGACAATTTTTCAAAGATTATGATGGAACGATGTTAGGAAAAAAGGGTACATTGATTAGAGATATTCCATTTCTTAGAGATGGACATGAATATAGACATTCTTCTTGGAGAAATGCAGCACGATCGGATTACTATTTTGCAGGATTATGGATGGCAAGAATCAATGCAAGTGGAGTTCGAATGTCTGTAGTTCGATCTAAGCCAGGTACTGAAGATGTTTGTTTTTATGAATCTGGATCACCTTCATCTGGAACCTATAAATTTCCAATGATTGTTAATGAAGATTTCATGTATACCTATTATTTTGATAAAGCCCCAGCAAATAAAAGTATATTACTTATCTGGAATCGGGGAGATGCTGGAGATTTAGGATTGGCTTGCCTGAAGGGTTTGGGAAAACTAGGCAATTTTAGAGTAAACGGTGCTCCGCTACTAAATTCTAGAGCAGCAGTAGAGAATGCTACAAATAATGGATATTTTATAGCTGGAAACGGAGATGTGTATATCAAATTTAGAGCTGTCGGAGGAGATGATAGAGTAAATGTTACCCTAAATTGGGATAATAATGGAGGTTTTCAACCCACTAATCTTCCTTGTACAACAAATGACCTTGATGGAGTTACTGCTCTAGATAGTGATGGTGATGGAAGACCAGATATTACAGAAATAGATACCTGTGACAATCCGAACAATGCCTCTGATTTAAATTTCGGATTTAGTAATACTAATGAAAATTTTGAACGTTTCAATATTGCCGCTGCTAATACCAGTAGTGATCAACATTGGCTGGTAAGAGCTGATAATTCTAATGATCCCTATATTGTAAGAAGTGGATTTAAATTTAATGGAAATCAGGTTTCCCAATTAAGAATTAGAACAAAATCCGAGGCAACTGGGTCGTATCAACTATTTTGGACTACAATCAATCAGAATAATTTTACAGCTGCTCGATCCGTAACAGTAACACCACAAACTACAAATGTTTTTGAAGAATTGGTTTTTGATATGAGTGGATTCGATACCTGGATGGGACAAACTATTACCAAACTTCGATTGGATTTTCCTGGAAATCCTTCAGGATCTAGTCATTATTGGGTTGATTATATTCATGGACCAAATGCATCCGATGATCCTTGTGATAATTCTCCAGAAATAGTATTTACAAGCCCTATAAATGACGAGTTGGAAGAAGGTGATGATTTAGGTGTAGTAGTCTCTGTTACTAATGGAAGTGTTTCTAATATTAGACTTTATCTAAATGATGTTTTGGTACGACAAGAAGGAGGAGCTCCTTATGAATGGGGGACTGCAAATACTAACCAAGATGATAATGCTTTATTAAATCTTGTAGCTGGAACTTATGAATTAAAGGCTATAGCAGCCACTACCAGTGGTGAAACTGTCACCAAAATCAAAACGATTATTGTAAATGATGCAAATGGAACTGCAATTCCAATACCGGGGAGTTTTGAAGCGGAAGCATTTGTAAATATATCCGGCAGTGTTCGTGCAGAGAACACACCTGGTGGAGGACAAAACCTTGGTTTCATACTAAATAATAATTATACTGAGTATCAGATTGATGTTGAGGGTTCTGGAAACTATGATTTTACAGTGTTTACTTCAAGTAACACTAATGGTGGTACCATTGAGATTTATGTGAATAACTCTTTAAAAGAATCTATACAGATCCCAGGAAATGGTAATTGGCATTCATATCAATCACATACTAGTTCTATTTCACTTTCCGGTGGAAACCAAACATTACGATTGGTATACACTGGTGGAGCTGGGTATTTGTTTAATTTTGATAAAGTTGAAGTTACAAAACCTTCGCTTGTGGAAACAACTACAAGCCTTTCTCCAATTCACGATGCTTACTTAGATAATAGTACAAGGTTTAATAATACTATGGTGAGATTAGAAGGTGGAAGACGTACCGGATATTTAATGTTTGATCTAGCTGGAATTAATGGAGAGATTACTGATGCGATATTAGAATTTGAAGTATTTGGTGATGCAGGAAATGGAGAAGTACTCGTCCAAGAGGCAGCACATAACGGTTGGACAGAGACCAATCTCTCTCTTCAAAATAAACCTGCCACAAAAGCACAGATTGTAGGTTCTAGAACAGGTACATATGCAATAGGTTCTACTATACAAATTCCGGTAGATCTTTCTAAAGTTTTGACTAATGAGAAGCTCAGTCTTATTTTAGAAATGAATGGAGGCAATGATTTTGCTTTTGGATCTAAGGAAAATGGAACTACAGGAGCTCCAAAATTGGTAATTACTTATTTAGAGAATAAAAATCCTGACAACGTTGATGATAACGACCCTATTCTTTATCCAAATCCAGTAAAGAATATCTTACGTGTTTCTGGTGCAGATTTTTCCAAAGTCATTAAAGTATATGATTTATTAGGTGCAGAAAAGATTAGCCAATCTTTGGATGAATCAGAAAACGAGATTGATTTCAGCCAGCTGTCCAAAGGAATTTATATGGTACGAATTATAGATATAGAGAATCGTCGATCAGATTCAATGATATATAAAATTGTAAAAACTGATTAA